Genomic window (Ranitomeya variabilis isolate aRanVar5 chromosome 8, aRanVar5.hap1, whole genome shotgun sequence):
AATATAGGAAGATTGTGCAGAAATATTACCGGCAGATCAAGGAGATGAGTCCTCTGAGCGAGCAGGAGATGAACGCCCACCTGGCCGAGGAGTCACGGGTAAGAGACCGCCACTTAACGGTGCGGAGACATCTAGGGGTCCTTCATTGTAATCCACATTGTAATCCCCCCTTTTATTTTAGAAGTACCAGAATAAATTCAACACCCACGTGGCGCTGGCGGAAATCTACAAGTACGCCAAGAAATACCGCTCCCAGGTAGGCTGTGCAGAAAGCCGCTGACAACACCCTGCTCCGGTCAGCACGGCGGCCACTGGCCCTCACCCGTCTCTACCTTCTTACCCCACAGATCGTCAGCGCCCTAGAAGCCAATCCCATCACCAGACAGGGCCAGCTGCAGCACAAATTTGAGCAAGTGATTGTCCTGATGGAGGACGATATCTACAcatgcagcagtgaagcatagaaGGGTCAGCACGGACCCCTGGACACAAGTTTTTGGTGAGGCCACCTCCAAGATGGTGGATATTCCTGCCCATCAAGATGTGCACTGGACTCTACACAGAGTCATAAAAGAGCTCTTCACATCTCCTTGGTGGGATTGTCAAGGCTCGGGCCACACAAGGACACTCTTGGCCCCCATCGGGGTCCTACTCGCTAAATTACTTCATCCCTGTTTGTAGACCCACATTTCTTTTCCCCAACACTTTCTAGGAAAAACTCTTCTTCCTTTCTGCACTTCAGACATGAAAAAAAAGGTGTCATCTGCGAAACGTGATAATGCTGCAAGGGCACAACCACTGGAGTTACGAGTCCGTAATTCCCTCCACCCAGAACTGTGACTTCGGAGCCTCCATCCGTACATCGCTCTACGAGTGCCTTATAGTCACGGATCTCAGGATACTTAAAGGCAGCGTCGTGATCTGCAGGATCTAGTGACCCATGAAACGCGTGGAGCACATGAGCCGCCGCTGTGCACAAAAATCCATTCCACCTAGGTAGGAAAGGAAGGGTTTACTTGATGTATACTGAGGCAGTGATGTGTTATTGGGGGGACCACACGTTTATATGAGGCCTTAGCATTGAGTCCTGGTCCTTGCAAGACTTTCCCTTTAAATATGGCCGCTCCATGGTGCAGAATGCAATCAATATTCCAGATGACTTGTGATGTCGCTGCATTACGGACAATCCACGACGATGTCACAGATCATCAAGATATAAATGTCATATGAAGGAGCCGAGTAGTGAACGCCGTGAAGATCTGCAGAGCAGAGATGACGAGACGGACGAGGACCACCAAGCGGCAGCCATTGTATTGGACAATGGATTTACAATCTGGGGTGGTCCAGGGTAGTGAACGGGTTAACGTTATATAGCCTGGTGATCAGGGAAGTGAAGAGATCAGTCCCAGGGATCCACCTGGAAGAAGAGAGGATGATGTAACATGGCTGACATCACCACGGGGGTCAGTGGCCGCCTATCGATTTATAGCTGTGTGCACGGGCCACTAGGGCTCCACAGTCACTGGCCCCTGCTAGAAGGATATTAGGAGCCATCTTTATCTTCCCGAGGACCCCCCAGGGTCTTTGCAAGGTTTGTAGTGGAATTGAGCTGGTTGACCACATGTGATCTGTACAGCAGACTGCCTCTCCATGCAGCACATACTTGTTTAGGTTACACCCATGGAGTTTAAAGCTGATGTCTCCGACACCACAGCCAGCTATATAAAACAAAGATGTGGCAAAAGTCTTCATTCCCAGCCATCTGCAATGCATTGTGGGACACCGCCATGTCTAAACGCATTCTGTAAGCCACGGTCATGAAAGcagaagaaatatatatatatatatgatccatCCAGACAACCACCCCCACTCTCCATAGCGTTACATCGGGCTCTGAAATTCAGACCTTAACCCTTTAATGCCTCTCACAGCAGGGGCGATTATGCACACTGTATGTAGATGTATATAGAGGAAGATCCGTTTATGTATTAAAGTTCTATGTGATCTTTGTAATAAAATATTTAAAGCCCACGTCTTTATTTCTTATCACTCCAGTCACAGCCGGAGCTGCAGCAACACAGCCATTAACCCCCACCTTCTTACCACTGATTCAGCGTCTACGGCATCAGAAAATGAGCAATGTTTGTCAGGAATTTCTTTTTGCCTATATCACAATCTGTAAAAATACGTTCTGAATCTTTAAAATTATCATTCAGTAACTATACATTAGCAGCAACACTGACAGACCAGATCttttgtactgaagcatctaatgagcgtgtgcaaagatgGTTGTACAAGAAGGGGGAGAAGGTGAGCCGTGACATATGAATGATGGATCCATGTCACTGAGTGTCATTAAAGTTGCAGCAGTAATAGagtcctttgcacacgctcattagatgctaccTACAACATATAATGTTTGAGTTGGTCTAGTGCGGCTTACGTGTGTGGATTTCTGAGTAGCCCTGGCAGCCAGTATGAAGAAAGCAGTATTTTTATATGCAGCTTGTGATATGAAAAGGTTATTGTAACCCCAAAACCTGGTTTAAAGAGCTAATTTTCTGAGGACACATTCCCTTTACCACCACCATGCTTGAATCCAATGTACAGTTCTGCAGCTCAGTACTCCAGagctgaattcacagatgtaccagCACCATGAGGGGGGACACTGACAGCTCCCATCTTATTAAACACTTTATTCAGAATAAGTTAAAGTCTCATTTACATAAATTAAAACCCCCTGACCCCCCCGGGGAGGTCACTTCCTCCCCTTCTTGCTACTTTTAGCTGTAGGTTTCTCCTCGCCATCCTTTGTCTTCGCAGCTTCAGTCTTCTTCTTGGCCGGTTCCTTTTTGGGTTTCGCACCTTCCTCTGCAGACAGAGCTTTGGCCTTTGGCTTCTTGGTAACTGTCGAGCCTTTGTCCGTCTTCTCCGCAGCAGACTTCTTTGGTTTGCTGCCAGCAGCTTTGGCCTTAAAGGAACATGAACAAGTCATTAAGTACCAGCACATCAGACTTATAGGACAACGTAATCTTAATAGCCCCCAGCTGTTGTGGAACTACAATTCCCAGGATGCctagacccatttccaccttcctcTGGATCACCACAACTCCTAGCCTGCCCGATGGTGGGAGCTGTAGTTTCACAGCAGCTGCAGATCCTGGGAATAGGCCACACACAATGGTGGTCCGCAGATGTTCTCACCTCCGGGGACCTTTCCTTCTTGTCCGCAGCTTTGTCCTCCATGTTCTCATCAGCTTTAAAGAAAACAAGCGTTAACCAGACAAGCAGCAGCCTCCATCGCCCCCAGCACTCTACATACAGGAGCGGAGCCATctctccagtcacacccagagctgcatgcACCCATAGAATTGGGAGTAAGGGGAGCGGATTCATATCCAGGCACTGGTATCCAGTCTATAGAGGGGGGCACATACTGGTTTAGGGTCTAAGGACCCCAGCATACCTTTAGATCCCACTTTTGCAGCCTTCGGTTTCTTGGAGACCTTTACCACCTTCTTCTTGGGTTTCGCAGTCTTTGGTTGCACATTGGGATCCATGTTCTCACCCTCCACCTTAGGTTTGGCTCCAGGCTTCGCCAGCTGCAGAGAAGAGCATAACCCCCTCATTACAGCACCAGCACCCCCAATATCCAGGGCAGGGTGCACAGCAGACAATCGGGACCCATCTTACCTTGAATCGGCCAGTGGCACCCGATGCGTTGGAGTTTGGGGGTCTGACGAGGATCCCCTTCTCGATGCCTTTGTTCAGAGCATTTCTCAGTAAAAGCCTCAGCCTCACCGGGTCCACAGTGGGATGCGCCAGCAGGATGTGACTGCGGATG
Coding sequences:
- the H1-8 gene encoding histone H1.8, which produces MGPKKMAAGADVREDGGAVTSSGQTKAKPKVVKVKTLSRPSTLAMVVEALKKNTERKGTSVPAIRSHILLAHPTVDPVRLRLLLRNALNKGIEKGILVRPPNSNASGATGRFKLAKPGAKPKVEGENMDPNVQPKTAKPKKKVVKVSKKPKAAKVGSKADENMEDKAADKKERSPEAKAAGSKPKKSAAEKTDKGSTVTKKPKAKALSAEEGAKPKKEPAKKKTEAAKTKDGEEKPTAKSSKKGRK